Proteins encoded together in one Kutzneria kofuensis window:
- the lgt gene encoding prolipoprotein diacylglyceryl transferase, whose translation MAKTVILASFPSPPQGVWHLGPIPIRAYALCIIVGIIVAIVWGERRFQARGGQKGFITDLAVWAVPFGLVGGRLYHLATDWRTYFGPGGNPIGALEVWNGGLGIWGAIALGGVGAWIGARRRGVPLPAVADAIAPGIVLAQAIGRLGNYFNQELYGRATDVPWALEIFNRVDPATGVADPINGVAQGPPTELVHPTFLYELLWNIGVALLVVWADRRFKLGHGRAFALYVAAYTAGRFWIELMRNDEATHVFGVRINVFVAALVFIGAVVYIVVARKRGPREDLAAIREAHEAGLSAAAGDATEPVEGDEEPSEKAVDEEAAEPSEPKEPEADKAEEASDSSEAEPASASASASEESRVSEAAERKS comes from the coding sequence GTGGCGAAGACCGTGATCCTGGCCAGCTTCCCCAGCCCACCCCAGGGCGTCTGGCACCTCGGGCCCATCCCGATCCGGGCCTACGCGCTGTGCATCATCGTCGGCATCATCGTGGCGATCGTGTGGGGCGAGCGGCGCTTCCAGGCCCGTGGCGGCCAGAAGGGCTTCATCACCGACCTCGCGGTCTGGGCCGTGCCGTTCGGCCTGGTCGGCGGCCGGCTGTACCACCTGGCCACCGACTGGCGGACCTACTTCGGCCCCGGCGGCAACCCGATCGGGGCGCTCGAGGTGTGGAACGGCGGCCTGGGCATCTGGGGCGCCATCGCGCTGGGCGGCGTGGGCGCGTGGATCGGCGCCCGGCGGCGTGGCGTGCCGCTGCCCGCGGTCGCCGACGCCATCGCGCCGGGCATCGTGCTCGCGCAGGCCATCGGCCGCCTCGGCAACTACTTCAACCAGGAGCTCTACGGCCGCGCCACCGACGTGCCGTGGGCGCTGGAGATCTTCAACCGGGTCGACCCGGCGACCGGCGTGGCCGACCCGATCAACGGCGTCGCGCAGGGCCCGCCGACCGAGCTCGTGCACCCGACGTTCCTCTACGAGCTGCTGTGGAACATCGGCGTCGCGCTGCTGGTGGTGTGGGCGGACCGCCGGTTCAAGCTGGGCCACGGCCGGGCGTTCGCGCTGTACGTCGCGGCGTACACGGCCGGCCGGTTCTGGATCGAGCTGATGCGCAACGACGAGGCGACGCACGTGTTCGGCGTCCGCATCAACGTCTTCGTCGCGGCGCTGGTGTTCATCGGCGCGGTCGTCTACATCGTCGTGGCCCGCAAGCGCGGCCCGCGGGAGGACCTGGCGGCGATCCGCGAGGCCCACGAGGCCGGCCTGTCCGCCGCTGCCGGCGACGCCACGGAGCCCGTCGAGGGCGACGAGGAGCCGTCGGAGAAGGCGGTCGACGAGGAAGCCGCCGAGCCTTCGGAGCCGAAGGAGCCCGAGGCCGACAAGGCCGAGGAAGCGTCGGACTCGTCCGAGGCCGAACCCGCCTCGGCTTCGGCTTCGGCTTCGGAAGAGTCACGGGTCTCCGAAGCCGCCGAGCGCAAGAGCTGA
- a CDS encoding response regulator transcription factor → MRILVVEDDDRVARGLVTALRHAGYDVHRVGTVVDALSAPPVDVVLLDMGLPDGDGIEVLRRLRRDSGTAVIAVTARGEERDRVLGLRTGADDYVVKPFGTAELLARIEAVLRRTRAARAEVVDAEVVQVGPLRLDSATRAVSVDGRELALTRKEFDLLALLAARPGQVVSRDLIMDQVWQASWEAPTRTLDTHVAALRGKLGGQVRIETVRGVGYRLVG, encoded by the coding sequence ATGCGGATCCTCGTCGTCGAGGACGATGACCGGGTGGCGCGGGGCCTGGTGACGGCACTGCGCCACGCCGGCTACGACGTGCACCGCGTGGGCACGGTGGTGGACGCCCTGAGCGCACCGCCGGTCGACGTGGTGCTGCTCGACATGGGGCTGCCCGACGGCGACGGCATCGAAGTGCTGCGCCGGCTGCGGCGGGACTCCGGGACCGCCGTGATCGCCGTGACGGCTCGTGGCGAGGAACGCGACCGGGTGCTCGGTCTGCGCACCGGGGCCGACGACTACGTGGTGAAGCCGTTCGGCACGGCGGAGCTGCTGGCCCGCATCGAGGCCGTGCTGCGGCGGACCCGCGCGGCCCGGGCCGAGGTGGTGGATGCCGAGGTCGTGCAGGTGGGGCCGCTTCGTCTGGACAGCGCGACCCGGGCGGTGTCGGTCGACGGCCGCGAGCTCGCGTTGACCCGTAAGGAATTCGACCTGCTGGCGCTGCTGGCCGCGCGGCCCGGGCAGGTGGTCAGCCGGGACCTGATCATGGATCAGGTGTGGCAGGCGTCGTGGGAGGCGCCGACGCGGACGTTGGACACCCACGTCGCGGCGCTGCGCGGGAAGCTCGGCGGCCAGGTGCGGATCGAGACCGTGCGGGGCGTCGGCTACCGCCTGGTGGGCTGA
- a CDS encoding sensor histidine kinase, which yields MLRRLLLVLIPLLLLLAAALGVPLANAVAERETQTTYLDRLADVSRFASLAETALTSERTEALQDELTRYGQLYGIPVAVVAAGGDVVLGSAQRPDLKDPAVVAGLSAALSGYRPGPPDAVMPWETSPLVVVEPVGRDSEVVAAVVAVSPTDRLRADILSQWGWLAVLGVLPLLAVIAAAWPISRWILRPIRRLDEATAAIAGGLVDTHVDDVSGPPELRRLSTSFNTMVDVVNTAMRRQRDFVADASHQLRNPLASLRLAVDNLEPHLPGEEFAREAHQIAVEEAQEMGNVLDALLAATRLDAAAETVDLALLVSAHLPKWQALGVAVETDVPAGQRVPVSYGSVLDELVANAARLSGGTTVRVFSVDGELHVADNGAGLSESDRALALGRFWRSPKHQNISGTGLGLAICADLVAAAGGSLRLDDANPGLDVVITPASPA from the coding sequence ATGCTGCGCCGGCTGCTGTTGGTGCTGATCCCGCTGCTGTTGCTGCTGGCGGCGGCTCTGGGCGTGCCGCTGGCCAATGCCGTCGCCGAGCGGGAGACGCAGACGACGTACCTGGATCGGCTGGCCGATGTGAGCCGGTTCGCGTCGCTGGCGGAGACCGCCCTGACGTCGGAACGCACCGAGGCGTTGCAGGACGAGCTGACCCGGTACGGCCAGCTGTACGGCATTCCCGTGGCGGTGGTCGCCGCCGGTGGGGACGTGGTGCTCGGGTCCGCGCAGCGGCCGGATCTGAAGGATCCGGCGGTGGTGGCGGGGCTGAGCGCGGCGCTTTCCGGTTACCGGCCGGGTCCGCCGGATGCCGTGATGCCGTGGGAGACCTCGCCGTTGGTTGTCGTGGAGCCCGTGGGCCGGGACAGCGAGGTTGTGGCGGCCGTGGTGGCCGTGTCGCCTACCGACCGGCTGCGGGCCGACATCCTGTCCCAGTGGGGATGGCTGGCCGTGCTGGGGGTTCTGCCGCTGCTCGCCGTCATAGCGGCGGCCTGGCCGATCTCCCGCTGGATCCTCCGTCCGATTCGTCGGTTGGACGAAGCCACCGCCGCCATCGCCGGCGGCCTCGTCGACACCCACGTGGACGACGTCAGCGGTCCGCCCGAGCTGCGCCGGCTCAGCACCTCGTTCAACACCATGGTCGATGTCGTCAACACCGCGATGCGGCGCCAGCGCGACTTCGTCGCCGACGCCTCGCACCAGCTGCGCAATCCCTTGGCCAGCCTGCGTTTGGCCGTCGACAACCTCGAACCGCACCTGCCCGGCGAGGAGTTCGCTCGGGAGGCCCACCAGATCGCTGTCGAGGAGGCTCAGGAGATGGGCAACGTCCTCGACGCCCTGCTCGCCGCCACCCGTCTCGACGCCGCCGCCGAGACCGTCGACCTGGCGCTGCTGGTGTCCGCGCACCTGCCCAAGTGGCAGGCCCTCGGCGTCGCCGTGGAGACGGATGTGCCGGCGGGGCAACGGGTTCCGGTGTCCTACGGCAGCGTCCTGGACGAGCTGGTGGCCAACGCCGCCCGGCTTTCCGGCGGCACCACCGTGCGGGTGTTCTCTGTGGACGGTGAGCTGCACGTCGCCGACAACGGTGCCGGGCTGAGCGAGTCCGACCGGGCCCTGGCGCTGGGGCGGTTCTGGCGTTCCCCGAAGCACCAGAACATCAGCGGCACCGGCCTGGGCCTGGCCATCTGCGCCGACCTGGTCGCCGCCGCCGGCGGCAGTCTCCGGTTGGACGACGCCAACCCCGGTTTGGATGTGGTGATCACCCCGGCGAGTCCGGCCTGA
- a CDS encoding RICIN domain-containing protein — protein MREKRSMYTRLAALIITVALTLPTAASRADAQPLGGPAASARQPHTYTFIIVARHSGKCLEVSDASVADGANVDQWTCTGSTNQQWSFYYVNDNEYLMVARHSGKCLQVSDASVADGANVDQWTCDGRANQLWSFYHVGSNNYLAVARHSGKCLEVAGASVVDGANVDQRTCDGSANQQWRLGS, from the coding sequence ATGCGCGAGAAGAGATCGATGTACACTCGGCTCGCCGCGCTGATCATCACCGTCGCGCTCACTCTTCCCACGGCGGCGTCCCGAGCCGACGCTCAGCCCTTAGGCGGACCCGCGGCATCCGCTCGGCAACCCCATACCTACACCTTCATCATTGTGGCGCGGCACAGTGGGAAGTGCCTGGAGGTCTCGGACGCCAGCGTGGCCGATGGCGCGAACGTGGATCAGTGGACCTGTACAGGCAGCACCAACCAGCAGTGGTCCTTCTACTACGTCAACGACAACGAATACCTGATGGTTGCACGGCACAGTGGGAAGTGTCTGCAGGTCTCGGACGCCAGCGTGGCCGATGGCGCGAACGTGGACCAGTGGACCTGTGACGGCCGTGCCAACCAGCTGTGGTCCTTCTACCATGTCGGCAGCAACAACTACCTGGCGGTGGCGCGGCACAGTGGGAAGTGCCTGGAGGTCGCGGGAGCCAGTGTCGTGGATGGCGCGAACGTGGACCAGCGCACCTGTGATGGCAGTGCCAACCAGCAGTGGCGTCTCGGCTCCTGA
- a CDS encoding AAA family ATPase has product MLLLLNGPPGVGKSTVAARYVDDHPLALNLDIDVLRAQLGRWQEDAARAGVLARALALSAARTHLLAGHDVVVPQFVARAEFIDQLAALAREVGVDFVEVVLLDTKENSLRRFQARDDTSKAADPQELSTMYDRLAALIATRPWTRPVPVAEGEVEETYTRLLASLT; this is encoded by the coding sequence ATGCTGTTGCTGCTCAACGGTCCGCCCGGCGTCGGCAAGTCCACTGTGGCCGCTCGCTACGTCGACGACCATCCGTTGGCCCTGAACCTCGACATCGACGTCCTGCGCGCGCAACTCGGCCGCTGGCAGGAGGATGCCGCCCGCGCCGGCGTGTTGGCCCGGGCCCTGGCCTTGTCGGCCGCCCGCACCCACCTGCTCGCCGGCCATGACGTCGTCGTGCCCCAGTTCGTGGCCCGGGCGGAGTTCATCGACCAGCTGGCGGCACTGGCCCGCGAGGTCGGCGTCGACTTCGTCGAGGTGGTCCTGTTGGACACCAAGGAGAATTCCCTGCGACGGTTCCAAGCCCGTGACGATACCAGCAAGGCCGCCGACCCGCAGGAACTGTCCACAATGTACGACCGTCTGGCCGCCCTGATCGCCACCCGCCCGTGGACCCGCCCCGTCCCCGTCGCCGAAGGCGAAGTCGAGGAAACCTACACCCGCCTCCTCGCCAGCCTCACCTAG
- a CDS encoding TAXI family TRAP transporter solute-binding subunit, producing the protein MLDRRALLRGLAALGVAPMAVGAAAAACSGPEAPDLAKLVMLTGPPGAVFRELGASLVSALRPRLPHTDVKAVPTGSSVDNLRLLAAGTGQLGLASLDAVENTGKAPVGLSAVGRVYDSFLHLVVLADSPIQSFADIDGRRVSLGAPGSSTGFTSDRLLEMTGVKPVGVQLTQSDGAKAVADGSIDAMLTLTGIPTPAITDLAGKRDIRLVTLKAEAAALAAKYPGPYVPATIPTTTYARVPPCDTVAVPNLLLTRNDLGDDVVRIVTETVFTEVSAITKGHPEASHINVRTGIATGIVPLHPGAAGWFRDVKR; encoded by the coding sequence ATGCTGGACCGGCGGGCGTTGCTGCGCGGGCTGGCCGCCCTGGGCGTCGCGCCCATGGCTGTCGGCGCTGCGGCGGCGGCATGCTCCGGGCCCGAGGCGCCCGACCTCGCCAAGCTGGTCATGCTCACCGGACCGCCCGGCGCCGTCTTCCGGGAGCTCGGAGCCTCCCTGGTGTCCGCCCTTCGGCCCCGCCTGCCGCACACCGACGTGAAGGCCGTGCCGACCGGTTCCTCTGTGGACAACCTGCGGCTGCTCGCCGCCGGCACCGGCCAGCTCGGGCTGGCCTCCCTCGACGCCGTGGAGAACACCGGCAAGGCTCCCGTCGGCCTGAGCGCCGTCGGCCGCGTCTACGACAGTTTTCTGCACCTCGTCGTGCTGGCCGACTCGCCCATCCAGTCCTTCGCCGACATCGACGGCCGGCGGGTGTCCCTGGGCGCACCCGGTTCGAGCACCGGGTTCACCTCCGACCGGTTGTTGGAGATGACCGGCGTCAAGCCGGTCGGCGTGCAGCTCACCCAGTCCGACGGCGCCAAGGCCGTGGCCGACGGCTCCATCGACGCCATGCTCACCCTGACCGGAATTCCCACGCCCGCCATCACCGACCTCGCCGGCAAACGCGACATCCGCCTCGTCACCCTGAAGGCCGAGGCCGCCGCCCTGGCCGCCAAGTACCCCGGGCCCTACGTGCCCGCCACCATTCCCACCACCACCTACGCCCGCGTTCCCCCGTGCGACACCGTCGCCGTGCCCAATCTCCTGCTGACCCGCAACGACCTCGGCGACGATGTCGTCCGGATCGTCACCGAGACCGTGTTCACCGAGGTCTCCGCCATCACCAAGGGCCATCCCGAGGCCAGTCACATCAACGTTCGCACCGGCATAGCCACCGGCATCGTCCCCCTGCATCCCGGGGCCGCCGGTTGGTTCCGGGACGTGAAGCGCTGA
- the dctA gene encoding C4-dicarboxylate transporter DctA: MSTATTARRPLYKQLYFWVLAAIALGIVFGLVFPHEAAGSKWLADLFVNLIKVVTAPVIFLTVVVGIASLGNLARAGGLALRTIGYFIVMTIIALAIGLIVVNVLQPGHGLNLHIDPKAADKTIKDAGAAGEGVTEFILSLVPTSFVGAFTGGQLIQVLVVAILVAIALSTLGERGKPILRAFESLSALMFAVIKAVMYVAPIGAFGGIAYTVGAFGSKILGSLVFLMAAFYLTCVVFIVVVLGLVARWVGFNLFKFLRYISDELLIVLGTSSSETVLPRLMTKLEAAGASRSVVGLTIPTGYSFNLDGTCIYLTMGALFIAQATGHDIGLATQIGLLLFMLLSSKGAAGVTGAGLVTLAASLQAFGTVIPVVGIALIVGIDRFMSEARAITNVIGNGVGSLVVARWQGELDRDRLKQVLDNPSTVDAERDAAELVGKP, from the coding sequence ATGTCGACGGCGACCACCGCCCGCAGACCGCTGTACAAGCAGCTGTACTTCTGGGTGCTCGCGGCGATCGCGCTGGGCATCGTGTTCGGACTGGTCTTCCCGCACGAGGCCGCGGGCTCGAAGTGGCTGGCCGACCTGTTCGTCAACCTGATCAAGGTCGTCACGGCCCCGGTCATCTTCCTGACCGTGGTGGTCGGCATCGCCAGCCTGGGCAACCTGGCCAGGGCGGGCGGTCTGGCCCTGCGCACCATCGGCTACTTCATCGTGATGACGATCATCGCGCTGGCCATCGGCCTGATCGTGGTGAACGTGCTGCAGCCGGGCCACGGCCTGAACCTGCACATCGACCCGAAGGCGGCCGACAAGACCATCAAGGACGCCGGCGCGGCCGGTGAGGGCGTCACCGAGTTCATCCTCAGCCTGGTGCCCACGTCGTTCGTCGGCGCGTTCACCGGCGGCCAGCTGATCCAGGTCCTCGTGGTGGCGATCCTGGTCGCGATCGCGCTGTCGACCCTGGGCGAGCGCGGCAAGCCGATCCTGCGGGCCTTCGAGTCGCTGTCCGCCCTGATGTTCGCCGTGATCAAGGCCGTCATGTACGTGGCCCCGATCGGCGCGTTCGGCGGCATCGCCTACACGGTCGGCGCGTTCGGCAGCAAGATCCTGGGCAGCCTGGTCTTCCTGATGGCCGCGTTCTACCTGACCTGCGTCGTGTTCATCGTCGTCGTCCTGGGGCTGGTCGCCCGCTGGGTCGGCTTCAACCTGTTCAAGTTCCTCCGCTACATCTCCGACGAGCTGCTGATCGTGCTGGGCACCTCGTCCAGCGAGACGGTGCTGCCGCGGCTGATGACCAAGCTGGAGGCCGCCGGCGCGAGCCGCTCGGTCGTCGGCCTGACCATCCCCACCGGCTACTCGTTCAACCTGGACGGCACCTGCATCTACCTGACCATGGGCGCGCTGTTCATCGCCCAGGCCACCGGCCACGACATCGGCCTGGCCACGCAGATCGGGCTGCTGCTGTTCATGCTGCTGTCCAGCAAGGGCGCGGCCGGGGTCACCGGCGCCGGCCTGGTCACGCTGGCCGCCTCGCTGCAGGCGTTCGGCACGGTCATCCCGGTCGTGGGCATCGCGCTGATCGTGGGTATCGACCGGTTCATGTCCGAGGCCCGCGCCATCACCAACGTGATCGGCAACGGTGTCGGCAGCCTCGTTGTCGCCCGCTGGCAGGGAGAACTGGACAGGGACCGCCTGAAGCAGGTCCTGGACAACCCGTCCACGGTGGACGCGGAGCGGGACGCCGCCGAGTTGGTGGGCAAGCCGTAG
- a CDS encoding cation:dicarboxylate symporter family transporter: MRRLYLWVLTAIALGAVFGLAFPKQAAGSKWLADLFLNLVKVVTAPTIFLTVVVGIAGLGSLAKAGGLAARALGYFMAMTAVALLLGLVVGNVLRPGDGLNLAADPALAANTIKSAEATSTSITDFVLGLVPTSFVGAFTGGQPIQVLLIAVLVAIALSGLGDRAKPVVRALETLAQLMFQLIRVIMYAAPIGAFGGIAYTVGAFGGRVLGNLALLVVTFWVTCVVFVVVLLGLVAKLAGFTIFRLIRYLSDEILIVVGTSSSETVLPRLMTKLENAGVSRSVVGMVVPAGYSFNLDGICIYLTLGALFIAQATGHEVSLPTQLGMVAFMLVSSKGAAGVTGAGLITLTASLQAFDNPAIPVVGIALLVGVDRFMSEARSTINVISNGVATLFIARWQGDLDRNRLREVLTHRRLGDTTRLPSGAVSTVTDAA, from the coding sequence ATGCGAAGGCTCTACCTCTGGGTGTTGACGGCCATCGCGCTGGGGGCCGTGTTCGGGTTGGCGTTCCCGAAGCAGGCCGCCGGCTCGAAATGGCTAGCGGACCTCTTCCTGAACCTGGTCAAGGTGGTCACCGCGCCGACTATCTTCCTGACCGTGGTGGTCGGCATCGCCGGGCTGGGCAGCCTGGCCAAGGCCGGCGGCCTCGCGGCGCGGGCGCTCGGCTACTTCATGGCCATGACGGCCGTGGCGCTGCTGCTGGGCCTGGTGGTGGGCAACGTGTTGCGGCCCGGCGACGGCCTCAACCTCGCCGCCGATCCCGCGCTGGCGGCGAACACCATCAAGTCCGCCGAGGCGACCAGCACCAGCATCACGGACTTCGTCCTCGGACTGGTGCCGACGTCGTTCGTCGGCGCGTTCACCGGCGGGCAGCCGATCCAGGTGCTGTTGATCGCCGTGCTGGTGGCGATCGCCCTGAGCGGACTCGGCGACCGGGCGAAGCCGGTGGTGCGGGCACTGGAGACGTTGGCACAGCTGATGTTCCAGCTGATCAGGGTCATCATGTACGCGGCGCCGATCGGCGCGTTCGGCGGCATCGCCTACACGGTCGGCGCGTTCGGCGGGCGGGTGCTCGGCAACCTCGCGCTGCTGGTCGTCACGTTCTGGGTGACGTGCGTCGTGTTCGTGGTGGTGCTGCTCGGGCTGGTGGCGAAGCTGGCCGGCTTCACCATCTTCCGGCTCATTCGGTACCTGTCCGACGAGATCCTCATCGTCGTCGGCACCTCGTCGAGCGAGACCGTGTTGCCGCGGCTGATGACCAAGCTGGAGAACGCCGGCGTGAGCCGGTCGGTGGTCGGCATGGTGGTGCCGGCCGGATATTCGTTCAACCTCGACGGGATCTGCATCTACCTCACCCTCGGCGCGCTGTTCATCGCGCAGGCCACCGGGCACGAGGTCAGCCTGCCGACGCAGCTCGGCATGGTGGCGTTCATGCTGGTCTCCAGCAAGGGCGCGGCCGGCGTCACCGGGGCCGGCCTGATCACGCTGACGGCGTCGTTGCAGGCCTTCGACAACCCGGCGATCCCGGTCGTGGGCATCGCGCTACTGGTCGGCGTCGACCGGTTCATGTCCGAGGCGCGGTCCACGATCAACGTGATCAGCAACGGCGTCGCCACCCTGTTCATCGCCCGCTGGCAGGGCGACCTGGACCGGAACCGGCTGCGTGAGGTGCTGACTCACCGCCGGCTGGGCGACACCACGAGGCTGCCGTCAGGAGCGGTCAGCACGGTCACCGACGCCGCGTAG
- a CDS encoding ABC transporter ATP-binding protein, with the protein MTALRLSAVTAGYRGRPVVRDVTVDVPAGSWLAIIGPNGAGKSTLLKSVAGLVSATGDVLVGGRSVAALGHRERARLIGYAPQTPSLPEGLTVTDYVLLGRTPHLGPLGREGHSDLEIVSGALRRLDLAGLSNRPLRTLSGGERQRAVLARVLAQQAGVLLLDEPTTGLDIGHAQSLLELVDQLRKADGTTVISTLHDLTLAAQYPDRVLLLDNGEVAAVGTPAEVLTADRLSRHYAASVTVLTAPDGSLVVSPSRR; encoded by the coding sequence GTGACCGCGCTGCGGCTGAGCGCCGTGACCGCCGGCTACCGGGGCCGCCCGGTGGTTCGGGACGTGACCGTGGACGTGCCGGCCGGCAGCTGGCTGGCGATCATCGGCCCGAACGGCGCCGGCAAGTCGACGCTGCTGAAGTCGGTGGCCGGCCTGGTCTCCGCCACCGGCGACGTGCTCGTCGGCGGCCGTTCCGTTGCGGCGCTCGGGCATCGCGAGCGGGCCCGGCTGATCGGCTACGCACCGCAGACGCCGTCGCTGCCGGAGGGCCTGACCGTCACCGACTACGTGCTGCTGGGCCGGACCCCGCACCTGGGGCCGCTGGGCCGGGAGGGGCACTCCGATCTCGAGATCGTCTCCGGCGCCCTGCGACGGTTGGATCTCGCCGGGCTCTCGAACCGTCCACTTCGGACACTGTCCGGCGGCGAGCGGCAGCGGGCGGTGCTGGCCCGGGTGCTGGCGCAGCAGGCCGGCGTGTTGCTGCTGGACGAGCCGACGACCGGATTGGACATCGGGCACGCCCAGTCGCTGCTGGAACTCGTCGACCAGCTACGCAAGGCCGACGGCACCACGGTGATCAGCACCCTGCACGACCTCACGCTGGCGGCGCAGTATCCGGACCGGGTGCTGCTGCTCGACAACGGCGAGGTGGCGGCGGTCGGCACCCCCGCCGAGGTGCTGACCGCCGACCGCCTCTCCCGCCACTACGCGGCGTCGGTGACCGTGCTGACCGCTCCTGACGGCAGCCTCGTGGTGTCGCCCAGCCGGCGGTGA
- a CDS encoding FecCD family ABC transporter permease — MAKPTRLAGWHLLVVLVLLVAVVVGAVLLGAIDLGWQRVLGEVWAQLTGGVSPLSVQESAILWQLRMPRVVLAGLVGAALACSGATFQGVFRNPLADPYLLGAAAGAGMVVTIVVVLAPGAGPAYLPAAAFVGALGGVALTWGLGRSAGAGTATLLLAGVAVASFLTAVQTFVQQLNTLTLQQVYGWILGGLSTGGWSQVLTVLPYLAVALVVLCTCSGLLDVLTLGDEEAASLGVRPGMVRLVVLGAASLATAAAVSVSGLIGFVGIVVPHVIRLLFGASYRVVVPLSLAGGAIFLILADIVARTALAPAELPIGVVTAFTGAPFFVLVLRRRPA; from the coding sequence ATGGCCAAGCCGACCCGACTGGCCGGCTGGCACCTGCTGGTTGTGCTGGTCCTCCTGGTCGCGGTGGTCGTCGGCGCGGTGCTGCTGGGCGCGATCGACCTCGGCTGGCAGCGGGTGCTCGGCGAGGTGTGGGCGCAGCTGACCGGCGGCGTCTCGCCGCTGAGCGTGCAGGAGTCGGCCATCCTGTGGCAGCTGCGGATGCCGCGGGTGGTGCTCGCCGGCCTGGTCGGGGCGGCGCTGGCCTGTTCCGGGGCGACGTTCCAGGGGGTGTTCCGCAACCCCCTGGCCGACCCCTATCTGCTCGGCGCCGCGGCCGGCGCGGGCATGGTGGTGACGATCGTCGTCGTGCTCGCTCCCGGGGCGGGCCCGGCGTACCTGCCGGCGGCGGCGTTCGTCGGCGCGCTCGGCGGCGTGGCCCTGACCTGGGGACTCGGCCGGTCCGCGGGCGCCGGCACGGCCACGCTGCTGCTGGCCGGGGTTGCCGTGGCGTCATTCCTGACGGCGGTGCAGACCTTCGTGCAGCAGCTGAACACCCTTACGTTGCAACAGGTGTACGGCTGGATCCTGGGTGGACTGTCCACCGGTGGATGGAGCCAGGTGCTGACGGTCCTGCCCTATCTGGCGGTCGCCCTGGTCGTGCTGTGCACCTGTTCGGGACTGCTGGACGTGCTGACGCTCGGCGACGAGGAGGCCGCGTCGCTCGGGGTTCGGCCCGGGATGGTGCGGCTGGTCGTGCTGGGCGCGGCGTCGCTGGCGACGGCCGCCGCGGTATCGGTGAGCGGCTTGATCGGATTCGTGGGAATCGTTGTGCCGCACGTGATTCGGTTGCTGTTCGGGGCCAGCTACCGCGTTGTCGTTCCTTTGTCGCTGGCCGGCGGGGCCATTTTCCTCATCCTCGCCGACATCGTCGCGCGGACCGCGCTGGCCCCGGCGGAATTGCCGATCGGCGTCGTGACCGCGTTTACCGGCGCGCCGTTCTTCGTTCTCGTGCTGCGCCGGCGGCCGGCGTGA
- a CDS encoding ABC transporter substrate-binding protein, with product MNRTMPALVVTAALLLAGCATHTEPPAATSAPSSSFPVTVTPSGGKPVTIAAKPTHIVSLSPASTEDLFAIGAGPQVTAVDKLSDYPATAPRSDIDAYKPNVEAIAAKKPDLVIVYDDTNNVVAGLEQLKVPVLLLKAAASLDDAYGQITLLGKATGRTAEANTVVDDMKSQIADVVAKTPKKTLSYFHELSADGYTVTSKTFVGQVYGLFGLRNVADLSAGGGLGGAGNYPQLSAEKVIAADPNLIFLADTTCCQQSAATVAARPGWGTLRAVRNGNVVALDDSVASRWGPRVVDLVKAVAAAVQKAS from the coding sequence GTGAACCGCACAATGCCCGCCCTCGTCGTGACGGCCGCCCTGCTGCTCGCCGGCTGCGCGACGCACACCGAGCCGCCCGCGGCCACCTCCGCGCCGAGCTCGTCGTTCCCGGTGACCGTCACCCCATCGGGTGGCAAGCCGGTGACCATCGCCGCGAAGCCGACGCACATCGTGTCGCTGAGCCCGGCCAGCACCGAGGACCTGTTCGCGATCGGCGCCGGCCCGCAGGTGACGGCGGTGGACAAGCTGTCGGACTACCCGGCGACCGCGCCGCGCAGCGACATCGACGCGTACAAGCCGAACGTCGAGGCCATCGCCGCCAAGAAGCCGGACCTGGTGATCGTCTACGACGACACCAACAACGTCGTCGCCGGGCTGGAGCAGCTGAAGGTGCCGGTGCTGCTGCTCAAGGCGGCCGCGTCGCTGGACGACGCGTACGGGCAGATCACGCTGCTGGGCAAGGCCACCGGGCGCACCGCCGAGGCGAACACCGTGGTCGACGACATGAAGTCGCAGATCGCGGACGTCGTCGCCAAGACGCCGAAGAAGACGCTGAGCTACTTCCACGAGCTGTCCGCCGACGGCTACACCGTGACGTCGAAGACCTTCGTCGGCCAGGTGTACGGCCTGTTCGGGCTGCGCAACGTGGCCGACCTCAGCGCCGGCGGCGGTCTCGGCGGGGCGGGCAACTATCCGCAGCTGTCGGCCGAGAAGGTGATCGCCGCCGACCCGAACCTGATCTTCCTCGCCGACACCACGTGCTGCCAGCAGAGCGCCGCGACCGTCGCCGCGCGGCCGGGCTGGGGAACGCTGCGCGCCGTGCGCAACGGCAACGTCGTCGCGCTGGACGACAGCGTCGCCTCCCGGTGGGGGCCGCGCGTGGTCGACCTGGTGAAGGCCGTCGCGGCCGCCGTGCAGAAGGCTTCCTGA